One part of the Oryzias melastigma strain HK-1 linkage group LG21, ASM292280v2, whole genome shotgun sequence genome encodes these proteins:
- the LOC112155513 gene encoding ADP-ribosylation factor-like protein 4C translates to MGNSFSNISAFQSLHIVMLGLDSAGKTTVLYRLKFNEFVNTVPTIGFNTEKIKLSNGTAKGISCHFWDVGGQEKLRPLWKSYSRCTDGIIYVVDSVDVDRLEEAKTELHKVTKFAENQGTPLLVIANKQDLPKSLPVADIEKQLALHELTPSTTYHVQPACAIIGEGLHEGMDKLYEMIVKRRKSLKQKKKR, encoded by the coding sequence ATGGGCAACAGTTTCTCCAACATCTCCGCCTTCCAGTCGCTTCACATCGTCATGCTGGGCTTGGACTCCGCCGGGAAAACCACGGTTCTCTACAGACTCAAATTCAACGAGTTCGTCAACACGGTGCCCACGATCGGCTTCAACACCGAGAAGATCAAGCTGAGCAACGGCACCGCCAAGGGCATCAGCTGTCACTTCTGGGACGTCGGCGGCCAGGAGAAGCTGAGGCCGCTGTGGAAGTCCTACAGCCGCTGCACGGACGGCATCATCTACGTGGTGGACTCGGTGGACGTGGACCGGCTGGAGGAGGCCAAGACGGAGCTGCATAAGGTCACCAAGTTCGCGGAGAACCAGGGCACGCCGCTGCTGGTCATCGCCAACAAGCAGGACCTGCCCAAGTCCCTGCCGGTGGCGGACATCGAGAAGCAGCTGGCCCTGCACGAGCTGACGCCCTCCACCACCTACCACGTCCAGCCCGCGTGCGCCATCATTGGTGAGGGCCTGCACGAGGGCATGGACAAGCTGTACGAGATGATCGTGAAGAGGAGGAAGTCcctgaagcagaagaagaagcggtAG